One genomic segment of Impatiens glandulifera chromosome 6, dImpGla2.1, whole genome shotgun sequence includes these proteins:
- the LOC124943932 gene encoding AT-hook motif nuclear-localized protein 23-like, with amino-acid sequence MAGLDLGSSSSRFIQQHHQQNRPNLEDDYNHSNPFSAGAGGDDTDNNHQPGPGDIVGRRPRGRPAGSKNKPKPPVIITRESANTLRAHILEVTAGCDVFESVANYARRRQRGICVLSGSGMVTNVNLRQPSGGGAATLQGRYEILSLSGSFLPPPAPPGATSLTIYLSGGQGQVVGGNVVGALIASGPVIVIAASFTNVAYERLPLEDEDDQTVEDHQIHSAGAGAGGGGGGGGSLGGGFHDPSSGLPFLNLPMNMGTGLDGWAGVRPPPF; translated from the coding sequence ATGGCCGGCTTAGACTTAGGTTCTTCATCATCTCGATTCATCCAACAACATCACCAACAAAATCGCCCAAACCTAGAAGATGACTATAATCATTCCAACCCTTTCTCCGCCGGAGCCGGCGGCGACGATACCGACAACAACCACCAACCCGGACCAGGCGATATCGTCGGCCGACGACCACGTGGTCGTCCGGCCGGTTCCAAAAACAAACCAAAACCACCGGTAATCATCACAAGAGAAAGCGCCAACACACTCCGGGCCCACATCCTTGAAGTAACCGCCGGTTGCGATGTTTTCGAATCGGTTGCAAACTACGCCCGACGCCGTCAAAGAGGAATATGTGTTTTAAGTGGAAGTGGGATGGTGACAAATGTAAATCTCCGGCAACCTTCTGGCGGCGGCGCTGCTACTCTTCAAGGGAGATATGAGATCTTGTCTTTATCTGGGTCTTTCTTACCGCCGCCGGCTCCTCCCGGAGCAACAAGTTTGACTATTTATCTGTCGGGAGGACAAGGTCAGGTTGTCGGAGGAAATGTTGTCGGAGCTTTGATTGCATCGGGTCCGGTTATTGTGATTGCTGCTTCGTTTACAAACGTGGCTTATGAAAGACTTCCTCTTGAGGATGAAGATGATCAGACGGTGGAGGATCATCAGATTCATTCGGCCGGTGCCGGAGCTGGCGGCGGAGGCGGCGGTGGTGGTAGCTTAGGTGGGGGGTTTCATGATCCTTCATCCGGGTTACCCTTTTTGAACTTACCTATGAATATGGGTACGGGTCTTGATGGATGGGCAGGTGTTCGCCCGCCTCCGTTTTGA